One window from the genome of Candidatus Didemnitutus sp. encodes:
- a CDS encoding acetylxylan esterase, translated as MPTPRLLFASVLVFAAMNVSAGASPADSAITPVPPQAQLRVAAVQVRVAPDHRDWTYRLGESAKFRVSIVADNEPIEDVAITYQAGQELRPTETKSAIVPLDGLVIDGGTLQEPGFLRCIVTAKVAGREVKGVATAAFEPEKIVPTQTEPADFDAFWQKGREDLAKVPLEAKLTLLPDQCTDKVNVYHVSFRVVSPDWNAVKGRIYGIYCEPKAPGKYPALLRVPGAGVRPYFGDKGFAAEGALTLEIGIHGLPVNLPQEVYDQLGAGALSDYCFFNFDDKEAYYFHRVFLGVLRANDFLASRANWDGRHLVVAGASQGGWLSLVAGALDPRVTAISVTHPAGCDLTGDLHGRASGWPWPFRQWQFPAPSPHATPAKIATTSYYDGVNFAKRIKIPGYYTWGYNDDVCTPTSTYAAYNVIRAPKTLGLTLELAHTYTPEQGEAINAHLRQFLGLK; from the coding sequence ATGCCTACGCCTCGTCTCCTGTTCGCGAGCGTCCTCGTCTTTGCCGCCATGAACGTCTCCGCCGGCGCATCGCCCGCCGACTCCGCCATCACGCCCGTGCCGCCGCAAGCGCAGCTCCGTGTCGCCGCCGTGCAGGTGCGCGTCGCGCCCGACCATCGCGACTGGACCTACCGGCTCGGCGAGTCGGCGAAATTCCGCGTCAGCATCGTCGCCGACAACGAACCGATCGAGGACGTCGCGATCACTTACCAGGCCGGCCAGGAGCTGCGACCGACCGAGACGAAATCCGCCATCGTGCCGCTCGACGGACTCGTGATCGACGGTGGCACACTACAGGAACCTGGCTTCCTCCGCTGCATCGTCACCGCCAAGGTCGCCGGCCGCGAGGTGAAGGGCGTCGCCACCGCGGCGTTCGAGCCGGAAAAGATCGTCCCGACGCAGACCGAACCGGCGGACTTCGACGCGTTCTGGCAAAAGGGCCGCGAGGATCTCGCGAAGGTTCCGCTGGAGGCGAAGCTCACGCTCCTGCCCGACCAATGCACCGACAAGGTGAACGTTTACCACGTGAGCTTCCGCGTCGTGAGCCCCGACTGGAACGCCGTCAAGGGCCGCATCTACGGCATCTATTGCGAGCCGAAAGCGCCCGGGAAATATCCCGCGCTCCTCCGCGTGCCCGGCGCCGGGGTGCGGCCGTATTTCGGCGACAAGGGTTTTGCCGCCGAAGGCGCGCTCACGCTCGAGATCGGCATCCACGGCCTCCCGGTCAACCTGCCGCAGGAAGTCTACGACCAGCTCGGCGCGGGCGCGTTGAGCGACTACTGTTTCTTCAACTTCGACGACAAGGAGGCGTATTACTTCCACCGCGTGTTTCTCGGCGTGCTGCGGGCGAACGATTTCCTCGCCTCCCGCGCAAACTGGGACGGCCGGCACCTCGTCGTCGCCGGTGCCAGCCAGGGCGGCTGGCTCTCCCTCGTCGCGGGCGCGCTCGACCCGCGCGTCACCGCGATCTCCGTCACACATCCCGCCGGTTGCGATCTGACGGGCGACTTGCACGGCCGCGCCTCCGGCTGGCCGTGGCCGTTCCGCCAATGGCAATTCCCCGCGCCGTCGCCCCACGCGACGCCCGCGAAGATCGCCACGACGTCCTACTACGACGGCGTGAACTTCGCCAAACGCATCAAAATCCCCGGCTACTACACCTGGGGCTACAACGACGACGTCTGCACGCCGACCTCGACCTACGCCGCCTACAACGTCATCCGCGCGCCCAAGACGCTCGGCCTGACGCTCGAGCTCGCGCACACCTACACGCCGGAGCAGGGCGAAGCGATCAACGCGCACCTCCGCCAGTTCCTCGGCCTGAAGTGA
- a CDS encoding glycoside hydrolase family 27 protein, protein MKTLFALVFSSALALTAMAKKFDQLALTPPMGWNTWNTFAADIHESLIRQTADAMVANGMRDAGYVYIVIDDCWSLKQRDADGNLVPDPQKFPSGMKALGDYLHERGFKFGLYSCAGTRTCGDYPGSWGHEFQDARLFAAWGVDYLKYDWCNHGDANAKDAYTRMRDALFAAGRPVVFSICEWGQNKPWEWAADIGHLWRTTGDIYDSYDGRKGWESGWKRLLDQQYALVENVGADGLNKFAGPGHWNDPDMLEVGNSGLTLAESRAHFSLWCMLAAPLMAGNDVTHMKPEIRAILTDKDVIAIDQDKLGKQGFRALAEPAKNIEIWIKPLSGGDWAVCALNTSAAAADLTVEWDRLWTLDHRTYQVRDVWAKQDAGDTSKPLTVRVESHDVALFRLTPTAR, encoded by the coding sequence ATGAAAACCCTCTTCGCGCTCGTCTTCTCCTCCGCGCTCGCGCTCACCGCCATGGCCAAGAAATTCGACCAGCTCGCCCTCACGCCGCCGATGGGTTGGAACACATGGAACACCTTCGCGGCCGACATCCATGAGTCGCTCATCCGCCAGACCGCCGACGCCATGGTCGCGAACGGCATGCGCGACGCCGGCTACGTCTACATCGTCATCGACGACTGCTGGTCGCTGAAACAACGCGACGCCGACGGCAACCTCGTGCCCGATCCGCAGAAATTCCCGAGCGGCATGAAGGCCCTCGGCGATTACCTGCACGAGCGCGGCTTCAAGTTCGGCCTCTACTCCTGCGCCGGCACGCGCACCTGCGGCGATTACCCGGGCAGCTGGGGCCACGAGTTCCAGGACGCGCGCCTCTTCGCCGCGTGGGGCGTCGATTACCTCAAATACGACTGGTGCAACCACGGCGACGCGAACGCCAAGGACGCCTACACACGCATGCGCGACGCACTGTTCGCCGCGGGCCGCCCGGTCGTCTTCTCCATCTGCGAATGGGGCCAGAACAAACCCTGGGAATGGGCCGCCGACATCGGCCACCTCTGGCGCACGACCGGCGACATTTACGATTCCTACGACGGCCGCAAAGGCTGGGAGTCCGGCTGGAAGCGCCTCCTCGACCAGCAATACGCGCTCGTCGAAAACGTCGGTGCCGACGGCCTGAACAAGTTCGCCGGCCCCGGCCACTGGAACGATCCCGACATGCTCGAAGTCGGCAACTCCGGCCTCACGCTCGCCGAGTCGCGCGCGCATTTCTCCCTCTGGTGCATGCTCGCCGCGCCGCTCATGGCCGGCAACGACGTCACGCACATGAAGCCCGAGATTCGCGCCATCCTCACGGACAAGGACGTCATCGCCATCGATCAGGACAAACTCGGCAAACAGGGCTTCCGCGCCCTCGCCGAACCGGCGAAGAACATCGAAATCTGGATCAAGCCGCTCAGCGGCGGCGACTGGGCCGTGTGCGCGCTCAACACTTCCGCCGCCGCGGCCGACCTCACCGTCGAGTGGGACCGACTCTGGACGCTCGACCACCGCACCTACCAGGTGCGCGACGTGTGGGCGAAGCAGGACGCCGGCGACACGAGCAAGCCGCTCACCGTCCGCGTCGAGTCGCACGACGTCGCGCTGTTTCGACTCACACCGACCGCGCGCTGA
- a CDS encoding beta-glucosidase, producing MSFPQDFTWGAAAAAYQIEGATTTDGRGLSVWDVFAHEPGKTFEGHNGDVACDHYHRYAEDVALMRDLGAKAYRLSIAWPRVLPEGTGHVNEKGLAFYDRLVDELLAVGVTPWVTLFHWDLPQALQLRGAWCNREIVEWFGDYAAIVADKLGDRVKHWMTINEPPVVIGLGYHEGMFAPGQHLSFRECLLGSHHLLMAHGRATQALRARCQGPIKVSLAHTGRERIPATNSAADLEAARRDYFGCTRKNMWNISWWMDPVHLGHYPHDAAAAFGADMPQVTDADLELIAQPIDFTGYNCYSGWLVRAKTDGAPENVPHPWGIGNPRGTLSWLNIAPDAMYWAARFIHERYQLPVVFTENGYCNTDFVHLDGQVHDPQRIDFMARYLAAMKRAVAEGVPVAGYFYWSVMDNFEWKEGYKDRFGLIHVDYQTQKRTPKDSYYWYRDLIRTNGANLPG from the coding sequence ATGAGTTTTCCGCAAGACTTCACCTGGGGCGCCGCCGCCGCGGCCTACCAAATCGAAGGCGCCACCACGACCGACGGCCGCGGCTTGTCCGTGTGGGACGTGTTCGCGCACGAGCCCGGCAAGACCTTCGAAGGCCACAACGGCGACGTCGCCTGCGATCATTATCACCGCTACGCGGAAGACGTCGCGCTCATGCGCGACCTCGGCGCGAAGGCCTACCGCCTCTCCATCGCGTGGCCGCGCGTGCTGCCCGAGGGCACCGGCCACGTGAACGAAAAGGGCCTCGCGTTCTACGACCGTCTCGTCGACGAGCTGCTCGCCGTCGGCGTCACGCCCTGGGTGACGCTGTTCCATTGGGATTTGCCGCAGGCCCTGCAGTTGCGCGGCGCGTGGTGCAATCGCGAGATCGTCGAGTGGTTCGGCGACTACGCCGCCATCGTCGCCGACAAACTCGGCGATCGCGTGAAGCACTGGATGACGATCAACGAGCCGCCCGTCGTCATCGGTCTCGGCTATCACGAAGGCATGTTCGCGCCCGGCCAGCACCTCAGCTTCCGCGAATGCCTGCTCGGTTCGCACCACCTGCTCATGGCGCACGGCCGCGCCACGCAGGCGCTGCGCGCCCGCTGCCAGGGCCCGATCAAGGTCTCGCTCGCACACACCGGCCGCGAGCGCATCCCCGCCACGAATTCCGCCGCCGATCTCGAGGCCGCGCGGCGCGACTACTTCGGTTGCACGAGGAAGAACATGTGGAACATCTCCTGGTGGATGGACCCGGTGCACCTCGGCCACTACCCGCACGACGCGGCGGCCGCATTCGGCGCCGACATGCCGCAGGTGACCGACGCCGACCTCGAACTCATCGCGCAGCCGATCGATTTCACCGGCTACAACTGCTACTCCGGCTGGCTCGTGCGCGCGAAAACCGACGGCGCGCCGGAGAACGTCCCGCACCCGTGGGGCATCGGCAACCCGCGCGGCACGCTCTCGTGGCTGAACATCGCGCCCGACGCGATGTATTGGGCCGCGCGCTTCATCCACGAGCGTTACCAACTCCCCGTCGTCTTCACCGAAAACGGCTACTGCAACACCGACTTCGTCCACCTCGACGGCCAGGTCCACGATCCGCAGCGCATCGACTTCATGGCGCGTTATCTCGCTGCGATGAAACGTGCCGTCGCCGAAGGCGTGCCCGTCGCCGGCTATTTCTACTGGTCCGTGATGGACAACTTCGAGTGGAAGGAAGGCTACAAGGACCGCTTCGGTCTCATCCACGTCGACTACCAGACGCAGAAGCGCACACCGAAGGATTCCTATTACTGGTATCGCGACCTCATCCGCACCAACGGCGCCAACCTGCCGGGTTGA
- a CDS encoding MFS transporter — MSSPTPPVTAPEDRVPVPQKLGYGLGTVLDMWGHWLYPTLVNQVFNIGLGVSPALVSTAIMLNRVFDAFSDPLFGWWSDNTRTRWGRRRPFMLVGSIIAGVCLPLLFWVHPGWSQMGYFWFMVFSSAIYIPVMSCFYMPYVSLGSELTPDYHERTSVQSYKYAVQKLPELGLFFAAQFTTLALWVGANSTNVGERVLNLLRSTAAWAPAPAGSHPNIVLAAQVYCMILGSLMVVAGVVLFLTVRERYYDKLVAGKQERTSLITSVKQTASCRPFLLLIGMRLAYGMGLSMVGTLGYYDTVYYVCRGDLAAGAGWNFWMGVSGMLLGFAGIPTFTAIAHRLGKRHGMRAVMLTAIGVFVATWWFYDPARPWLQPLASGFIAFTGAGFWTLDGSMLADVIDYDELQTGQRREGVFSSAASWIMKCGMALGAGAAGFILAGTGFDVALGGNQTEHALFMMRLLLAAIPIVGLLLALGALAKFPLTQDVMLDIRRQLEARRGRV, encoded by the coding sequence ATGAGTTCCCCCACTCCGCCTGTCACCGCTCCGGAAGATCGCGTGCCGGTGCCGCAAAAACTCGGCTACGGCCTCGGCACCGTCCTCGATATGTGGGGCCACTGGCTCTACCCGACGCTGGTCAACCAGGTGTTCAACATCGGCCTCGGCGTCTCGCCCGCGCTCGTGAGCACGGCGATCATGTTGAACCGCGTGTTCGACGCGTTTTCCGATCCGCTGTTCGGCTGGTGGTCGGACAACACGCGCACGCGCTGGGGCCGGCGCCGGCCGTTCATGCTCGTGGGCTCGATCATCGCGGGCGTTTGCCTGCCGCTCTTGTTCTGGGTTCACCCAGGTTGGAGCCAGATGGGCTACTTCTGGTTCATGGTGTTTTCGTCGGCGATCTACATCCCGGTGATGAGCTGCTTCTACATGCCTTACGTGAGTCTCGGCTCGGAGCTGACGCCGGACTACCACGAGCGCACGAGCGTGCAGTCCTACAAATACGCCGTGCAAAAGCTCCCGGAGCTCGGGCTGTTTTTCGCGGCGCAGTTCACCACGCTCGCGCTGTGGGTCGGCGCGAATTCCACCAATGTCGGCGAGCGCGTCCTCAATCTGCTGCGCAGCACCGCCGCGTGGGCGCCGGCGCCCGCGGGTTCGCACCCCAACATCGTCCTCGCCGCGCAGGTCTACTGCATGATCCTCGGCTCGCTGATGGTCGTCGCGGGCGTCGTGTTGTTTCTCACGGTGCGCGAGCGCTACTATGACAAGCTCGTCGCGGGCAAACAGGAGCGGACGTCGCTGATCACTTCGGTGAAACAGACAGCGTCGTGCCGGCCGTTCCTGCTGCTCATCGGCATGCGCCTCGCCTACGGCATGGGCCTGAGCATGGTCGGCACGCTCGGCTACTACGACACCGTCTACTACGTCTGCCGCGGCGACCTCGCCGCGGGCGCGGGCTGGAATTTCTGGATGGGCGTCTCGGGCATGCTGCTCGGCTTCGCGGGTATTCCGACCTTCACGGCGATCGCGCACCGACTCGGCAAACGCCACGGCATGCGCGCGGTGATGTTGACCGCGATCGGCGTGTTCGTGGCCACATGGTGGTTCTACGATCCGGCGCGTCCGTGGCTGCAGCCGCTGGCGTCGGGCTTCATTGCGTTCACCGGCGCGGGCTTTTGGACGCTCGACGGCTCGATGCTCGCGGACGTGATCGACTACGACGAACTGCAAACCGGCCAGCGCCGCGAAGGCGTGTTCTCGTCCGCCGCCTCGTGGATCATGAAATGCGGCATGGCGCTCGGCGCCGGCGCGGCGGGCTTCATCCTCGCCGGCACCGGCTTCGACGTCGCGCTCGGCGGCAACCAGACGGAGCACGCGCTGTTCATGATGCGCCTCCTGCTCGCCGCGATCCCGATCGTCGGCCTGCTGCTCGCCCTCGGTGCGCTGGCGAAATTCCCGCTCACGCAGGACGTGATGCTCGACATCCGCCGCCAGCTCGAGGCGCGGCGCGGCCGGGTGTGA
- a CDS encoding beta-glucosidase encodes MSSLLPSSSFPPHFVWGVATAAPQIEGAAREDGKGESVWDRFSRQSGKIHGGDTLDVACDHYHRYAEDFALMRSLGIRHYRLSLAWPRIFPQGDGAVNQAGLDFYRRLFASMAEHGITPWVTLFHWDLPQALEDRGGWVSRATVDAFARYADTVVQAFGDVVKNWITLNEIRCFTTLGYGFGGKAPGRKVTPQELNQTYHHAILCHGHAVRAVRQFGGPGARVGLTDNSDICMPATETEADIAAARTWFAWRNDFILGAIYRGSYSPEYLARCGAAAPVVHDGDFALISAPTDFLGLNLYTGTFVRAGRDDKFEELPLPAHYPKADSAWLHWAPQVMYWGTRLAFETYGARPIYITENGCGYNEEPVVNGEVFDLHRRDFLRAHLRELERAIRDGVPVAGYFLWSFMDNFEWEDGYERRFGIVHVDYTTQRRTPKLSARYYAEIIARNAIV; translated from the coding sequence ATGTCCTCGCTCCTCCCCTCATCGTCGTTTCCGCCGCATTTTGTCTGGGGCGTCGCCACCGCCGCGCCGCAGATTGAAGGAGCCGCCCGTGAGGACGGAAAGGGCGAGTCGGTCTGGGATCGTTTTTCCCGCCAGTCCGGCAAGATCCACGGCGGCGACACGCTCGATGTCGCCTGCGATCACTATCACCGCTACGCGGAGGATTTCGCGCTCATGCGCTCGCTCGGCATCCGCCACTACCGGCTGTCGCTCGCGTGGCCGCGGATTTTCCCACAGGGCGACGGCGCGGTGAACCAGGCCGGCCTCGATTTCTACCGCCGGCTTTTCGCCTCCATGGCCGAGCACGGCATCACGCCGTGGGTGACGCTTTTCCACTGGGATTTGCCGCAGGCGCTCGAGGATCGCGGCGGCTGGGTGAGCCGCGCGACGGTCGACGCTTTCGCGCGCTATGCCGACACCGTCGTGCAGGCGTTCGGCGATGTGGTGAAGAATTGGATCACGCTGAATGAAATTCGCTGCTTCACGACACTCGGCTACGGCTTCGGCGGCAAGGCGCCCGGTCGTAAGGTCACGCCGCAGGAGCTCAACCAAACCTACCATCACGCGATTCTCTGCCATGGTCACGCGGTGCGCGCGGTGCGGCAATTCGGCGGTCCTGGCGCACGGGTCGGACTCACCGACAACAGCGACATCTGCATGCCCGCGACGGAGACGGAGGCCGACATCGCGGCGGCGCGCACGTGGTTCGCCTGGCGCAACGACTTTATCCTCGGCGCCATCTATCGCGGCAGCTATTCGCCGGAATACCTCGCGCGTTGCGGCGCGGCGGCGCCGGTGGTGCACGACGGCGATTTTGCGTTGATCAGCGCGCCGACGGATTTCCTTGGTCTCAACCTCTACACCGGCACGTTCGTGCGCGCCGGCCGCGATGACAAATTCGAGGAACTGCCGCTGCCCGCGCATTATCCCAAGGCCGACAGCGCATGGCTGCATTGGGCGCCGCAAGTGATGTATTGGGGCACGCGACTGGCGTTCGAGACTTACGGCGCGCGGCCGATCTACATCACGGAAAATGGCTGCGGCTACAACGAGGAGCCGGTCGTGAACGGCGAAGTGTTCGACCTGCACCGCCGCGACTTCCTCCGCGCGCACCTGCGCGAACTCGAGCGCGCCATCCGCGACGGCGTGCCGGTCGCCGGCTATTTTCTCTGGTCGTTCATGGACAACTTCGAGTGGGAGGACGGCTACGAACGGCGCTTCGGGATCGTGCACGTCGACTACACGACGCAGCGCCGCACACCGAAACTCTCCGCGCGCTACTACGCCGAGATCATCGCGCGCAACGCGATCGTCTGA
- a CDS encoding DUF4982 domain-containing protein, with protein sequence MKRLILPVLLALLSATHLIGAPTRERLNIDAGWRFAFGHPSDAAKDFNHGTGYFSYWAKAGYGDGPADPKFDASKWRELDLPHDWAVEAPFDAKGSHSHGYKAVGRNFPERSVGWYRKTFHIAEHDLGRRIALEFDGVHRDSIVWVNGFYLGRQLSGSTSFRYDITDYLNYGGENVVAVRVDVTMEEGWYYEGAGIHRHVWLTKTPPLHVGHWGTFVSTELGADHSASVVTARATLVNDGPAAAAFQLEQIVLRPDGSTAATFLGAPATIDAGAQQKAVATMNVAQPQLWSIETPVMHRLITIVRDAAGAEIDRYETPFGIRSVRFDPDHGFFLNGQRVTLKGVNLHQDHAGVGVAVPDALIEFRLRRLREFGCNAVRTSHEPPSPAFLDACDRLGFLVIDENRLMGASPDQLDRLAAMIRRDRNHPSVILWSVGNEEWRIEGNILGARLTATMQALARRLDPTRRSTVAISGGWGGSSTTTDVVGYNYISQSNPDEQHRKFPRQPGVGTEETTTQGTRSVYFDDQPRGHLAPLAKGDSGGNCEIGWQYYAARPFLAGLFFWTGFDYRGESTPFGFPAISSQFGILDTCGFPKDSFYYLQAWWTDQPVLHVAPHWNWPDRVGQELKVTCYSNHQAVELFLNGVSLGKRDLPRNGHLEWPVVYQPGVLEARAYRGGAVVQTTRVETTGAPARLVLVPDRTELRADGADVAVFAVSAVDAQGRHVPTASDFVEFAVEGGRVLGVGNGDPSCHEPDVASARSLFNGYAQVIVQTPRRAGPIKLTARAAGLAPAEATLNAR encoded by the coding sequence ATGAAGCGACTGATTCTCCCGGTGCTGCTCGCCCTGTTGAGCGCGACGCATTTGATCGGCGCACCGACCCGCGAGCGGCTGAACATCGACGCCGGCTGGCGCTTCGCGTTCGGCCATCCGTCGGATGCCGCGAAGGATTTCAACCACGGCACCGGCTACTTTTCCTACTGGGCGAAAGCCGGCTACGGCGACGGCCCCGCCGATCCGAAGTTCGATGCGAGCAAGTGGCGCGAACTCGACTTGCCGCACGACTGGGCCGTCGAGGCGCCGTTCGATGCGAAAGGTAGCCACAGCCACGGCTACAAGGCCGTCGGCCGCAATTTTCCCGAGCGCAGCGTCGGCTGGTATCGCAAGACCTTCCACATCGCGGAGCACGATCTCGGGCGGCGCATCGCACTGGAGTTCGACGGCGTGCACCGCGACTCGATCGTGTGGGTGAACGGCTTTTATCTCGGCCGCCAACTCAGCGGCTCGACGAGCTTCCGCTACGACATCACGGACTATCTGAACTACGGCGGCGAAAACGTCGTGGCGGTGCGCGTCGACGTGACGATGGAGGAAGGCTGGTATTACGAGGGCGCGGGCATCCACCGCCATGTCTGGCTGACGAAGACCCCTCCGCTGCACGTCGGGCACTGGGGCACTTTCGTTTCGACGGAGCTCGGCGCCGATCATTCCGCCTCCGTCGTCACGGCGCGCGCCACGCTCGTGAACGACGGCCCCGCTGCCGCCGCTTTTCAGCTCGAGCAAATCGTCCTGCGTCCGGATGGCAGCACCGCCGCGACGTTTCTTGGCGCCCCCGCGACCATCGACGCGGGCGCGCAGCAGAAAGCAGTCGCGACGATGAACGTCGCGCAGCCGCAGCTCTGGTCGATCGAGACGCCGGTGATGCACCGCTTGATCACGATCGTGCGCGACGCGGCGGGCGCGGAAATCGACCGCTACGAGACGCCTTTCGGCATCCGCTCGGTGCGCTTCGATCCGGACCACGGCTTCTTTCTGAATGGCCAGCGCGTCACGCTCAAAGGCGTGAATCTTCACCAGGATCACGCCGGCGTCGGCGTGGCCGTGCCGGACGCGCTGATCGAATTCCGCCTGCGCCGCCTGCGCGAGTTCGGCTGCAACGCCGTGCGCACTTCGCACGAGCCGCCGAGCCCGGCGTTCCTCGACGCGTGCGACCGCCTGGGCTTCCTCGTCATCGACGAAAACCGCCTCATGGGCGCGAGCCCCGACCAGCTCGACCGCCTCGCGGCGATGATCCGCCGCGACCGCAATCACCCGAGCGTCATCCTCTGGTCGGTCGGCAACGAAGAATGGCGCATCGAGGGCAATATCCTCGGCGCGCGCCTCACCGCGACGATGCAGGCGCTCGCGCGCCGCCTCGATCCCACGCGCCGCTCGACTGTCGCCATCAGTGGCGGCTGGGGCGGCAGTTCCACGACCACGGATGTCGTCGGCTACAACTACATCTCGCAGTCGAATCCCGACGAGCAGCACCGGAAGTTTCCGCGACAGCCGGGCGTCGGCACCGAGGAAACCACGACGCAGGGCACACGCAGCGTTTACTTCGACGACCAGCCGCGCGGCCACCTCGCACCGCTCGCGAAAGGCGACAGCGGCGGCAACTGCGAGATCGGCTGGCAATACTACGCCGCGCGCCCATTTCTCGCCGGCCTGTTTTTCTGGACCGGCTTCGACTACCGCGGCGAGTCGACGCCGTTCGGCTTCCCGGCGATCAGTTCGCAATTCGGCATCCTCGATACCTGCGGTTTTCCGAAGGACAGTTTTTATTACCTGCAAGCGTGGTGGACCGACCAGCCCGTGTTGCACGTCGCCCCGCATTGGAACTGGCCCGACCGCGTCGGCCAGGAGCTGAAAGTCACGTGCTACAGCAATCACCAAGCCGTCGAACTGTTCCTCAACGGCGTCTCGCTCGGGAAAAGAGACCTGCCACGCAACGGCCATCTCGAGTGGCCAGTCGTCTACCAGCCCGGCGTGCTCGAAGCGCGCGCCTACCGCGGCGGCGCGGTCGTGCAGACCACGCGCGTCGAGACGACCGGCGCGCCCGCGCGACTCGTGCTCGTGCCGGACCGCACGGAGTTGCGCGCCGACGGAGCGGATGTGGCGGTGTTCGCGGTGTCGGCAGTGGACGCGCAAGGCCGGCACGTGCCGACCGCGAGCGACTTCGTCGAGTTCGCCGTCGAGGGCGGGCGCGTGCTCGGCGTCGGCAACGGCGACCCGAGTTGCCACGAGCCGGACGTGGCGAGCGCGCGGAGCCTGTTCAACGGCTACGCACAGGTGATTGTGCAGACGCCGCGCCGCGCCGGACCAATCAAACTCACCGCCCGCGCCGCCGGCCTGGCCCCGGCGGAGGCCACGCTCAACGCTCGTTGA